From the genome of Blautia pseudococcoides, one region includes:
- a CDS encoding FAD-dependent oxidoreductase, which produces MKTLELRKNFYWTGIVDADLRVFDIIMYTEFGTTYNSYVLKAGDKTVLFETAKVKFWDEYLEKVQEITAVDKIDYLVVSHTEPDHAGSIENLLKLNPGLKIVATGCALGFLKEIVNGDFTGIAVKDNETMKIGDKNLRFLVVPNLHWPDTMYTYIEEEQILVTCDSFGSHYGFQDVLASKVTDKEGYMRATKYYFDCILGPFKPYMLKALKRVRELDVSMICTGHGPVLDDKIEQMYDIYEEWCTVVNPNSTKTVIIPYVSAYGYTKTLAERIAKGVEDSGNVAVRSYDLVDAEQEKVLEELGFADGILFGTPTILGEALKPVWDLLISMYPVTHGKKLASAFGSYGWSGEGVPHVMERLEQLRMRTIDGFRVRFKPSEGDLIDAYDFGYNFGCMLQDKENERKSGRSRLVKCLVCGAIFDSSIDICPVCGVGREHFVPVEEEENQFHQDTKNFYLILGNGAAGISAAEAVRQRDKTGSITMISNEIYSTYNRPMLTKSIMADLDASQIAVHETSWYEENSVFQILGRQVDRIDTDSKEVVLDDGMKLKYTKLIYALGAECFVPPMKGVDKKNVFAIRRLDDTKKIADVLPQVKNVAVIGGGVLGLEAAWELKRAKCRVTVLELAPVIMGRQLDEPAAELLKKISEAQDIEIRTGVKIASIEGDDFVSGIRMEDGEVLPADMVVVSCGVRANTAVAKEAGLEVDRSVVVNARMETSMEDIYACGDCAQYQGINYGLWSQAVEQGKTAGANAAGDNLEYETVSAALNFHGMGTALFAAGDNGKNPNLIYKTVEFKDMGKKQYQKFYFLNNRLCGVILIGDVSRLAEMTEALEKHATYQEVMK; this is translated from the coding sequence TTGAAGACATTGGAGCTTAGGAAGAATTTTTATTGGACAGGAATTGTGGATGCGGATTTGCGGGTATTTGATATTATTATGTATACGGAGTTCGGCACTACATATAACTCTTATGTGCTGAAAGCCGGGGATAAAACGGTTTTGTTTGAGACGGCTAAGGTGAAGTTCTGGGATGAATATCTGGAGAAGGTCCAGGAGATCACAGCGGTTGATAAGATTGATTATCTTGTTGTAAGTCATACGGAACCGGATCATGCAGGCAGTATTGAGAATTTGCTGAAGCTGAACCCGGGACTTAAGATTGTAGCTACAGGCTGTGCACTTGGCTTTTTGAAGGAGATTGTAAATGGTGACTTTACCGGGATCGCGGTGAAGGATAATGAGACCATGAAGATTGGGGACAAGAATCTGCGGTTCCTTGTGGTGCCGAATCTGCATTGGCCGGATACCATGTATACTTATATTGAGGAAGAACAGATTTTAGTGACTTGTGATTCTTTTGGGTCCCACTATGGATTTCAGGATGTGTTGGCAAGTAAGGTGACAGACAAGGAAGGTTATATGCGGGCTACAAAGTATTATTTTGATTGTATTTTGGGACCGTTTAAGCCTTATATGCTGAAAGCGCTTAAAAGGGTGCGTGAACTGGATGTGTCCATGATCTGTACCGGACACGGGCCGGTGCTTGATGATAAGATTGAGCAGATGTATGACATTTATGAGGAATGGTGTACAGTTGTGAATCCTAACAGCACGAAAACCGTAATTATCCCTTATGTGAGTGCTTATGGGTATACCAAGACATTGGCAGAAAGGATTGCAAAAGGCGTGGAGGACAGCGGGAATGTGGCTGTGCGGAGTTATGATCTGGTAGATGCAGAGCAGGAGAAGGTGTTGGAGGAACTGGGATTTGCAGATGGCATCCTGTTTGGTACACCGACTATTTTGGGAGAGGCGTTGAAGCCTGTCTGGGATTTGTTGATTTCCATGTATCCTGTGACTCATGGGAAGAAGCTGGCAAGTGCATTCGGCAGTTACGGATGGAGCGGTGAGGGCGTGCCTCATGTGATGGAGCGGCTGGAACAGCTTCGTATGCGGACCATTGACGGCTTTCGCGTTCGTTTTAAACCAAGCGAAGGGGATTTGATCGATGCTTATGACTTTGGTTATAATTTTGGGTGTATGCTTCAGGATAAGGAGAATGAGAGAAAGTCAGGCAGAAGCAGGCTGGTGAAATGTCTGGTCTGCGGAGCTATTTTTGATTCGTCTATTGATATTTGTCCGGTTTGCGGAGTGGGAAGAGAGCATTTTGTACCTGTGGAGGAGGAAGAGAATCAATTCCATCAGGATACAAAGAATTTCTATCTTATTCTGGGAAACGGCGCTGCGGGAATCAGTGCGGCGGAGGCTGTCAGGCAGAGGGATAAAACGGGGTCCATCACTATGATCTCTAATGAAATATATAGTACCTATAACAGACCTATGCTGACAAAATCAATTATGGCGGATTTGGATGCCAGTCAGATTGCTGTGCATGAGACTTCATGGTATGAGGAAAACAGTGTATTTCAGATTTTGGGACGCCAGGTGGACAGGATTGATACAGACAGTAAAGAGGTAGTTCTGGATGATGGTATGAAGCTGAAATATACGAAACTTATCTATGCTTTGGGGGCAGAGTGTTTTGTGCCGCCTATGAAGGGTGTGGATAAAAAGAACGTGTTTGCTATCCGAAGGCTGGATGACACGAAAAAGATTGCAGATGTGCTTCCTCAGGTAAAAAATGTAGCAGTGATCGGCGGCGGTGTGCTGGGCCTGGAAGCTGCATGGGAATTGAAAAGAGCAAAGTGCAGGGTGACAGTGCTGGAGCTGGCGCCTGTTATTATGGGACGTCAGCTTGATGAGCCTGCGGCTGAATTGTTGAAGAAGATAAGTGAGGCCCAGGATATCGAGATCCGTACAGGCGTTAAGATCGCGTCTATTGAGGGAGATGATTTTGTTTCCGGAATCCGCATGGAGGATGGTGAGGTTCTCCCGGCTGATATGGTGGTAGTTTCCTGCGGAGTGAGGGCGAATACCGCAGTGGCAAAAGAGGCAGGTCTTGAGGTGGACCGTTCTGTTGTGGTCAATGCCAGGATGGAAACCAGTATGGAGGACATTTATGCGTGCGGAGACTGTGCCCAGTATCAGGGGATCAATTATGGATTGTGGAGTCAGGCTGTGGAACAGGGTAAGACAGCCGGAGCCAATGCGGCAGGTGATAATTTGGAATATGAGACCGTATCAGCGGCACTGAATTTCCATGGAATGGGGACCGCGCTTTTTGCTGCGGGCGATAATGGAAAGAATCCGAATTTGATTTATAAAACAGTTGAATTTAAGGATATGGGAAAGAAGCAGTATCAGAAGTTTTATTTCCTGAATAACCGGCTCTGTGGTGTGATTTTGATCGGAGATGTAAGCCGTCTGGCAGAGATGACAGAGGCGTTGGAAAAACATGCCACGTATCAGGAAGTAATGAAATAG
- a CDS encoding C40 family peptidase, whose product MKKRFLCLSLIFALAAAQVMPVAAARKDEVQAEKANTQSKLSATESKEAELEEKKNNLLGEIDSLDQNLVQVIAQIDILKGEISDKEGAIVETKEDLAEAEADRDEQYAAMKKRIQYLYENGGSDAWAQMLLEVNSITDLLSKAEYTEKMYQFDRDELEKLRDTVQQVTDLGNQLEQEKAELEEMKQAQEDQQVNLEAALEEKKAVASDYETQIANVQAQADEYRSLIEQQNAELQRIQEEEARQAAEAKKAKEKAAKEAEAAAQRQAQQNTANTPDNNTNTNNNNTNNDVDDEDEPETPSNNGGGGNSYVPEPETPSYEEPEEEEQGGGGYSATGEAVVAYASQFIGNPYVYGGNSLTNGIDCSGFTQQVFAHFGYSISRTSDSQAGDGRGISYSQSRAGDIIVYSGHVAILTGDGGIVHASNSAPYPQGGIKYSSNALYRPYIAVRRIVD is encoded by the coding sequence ATGAAAAAGAGATTCCTTTGTCTCAGCCTTATTTTTGCACTGGCCGCAGCACAGGTGATGCCGGTAGCAGCTGCAAGAAAAGACGAAGTGCAGGCTGAAAAAGCAAACACACAAAGCAAACTGTCCGCAACAGAGAGCAAGGAAGCGGAGTTGGAAGAGAAAAAGAATAATTTACTTGGGGAGATTGATTCTCTGGATCAGAATCTGGTTCAGGTAATCGCACAGATTGACATACTGAAAGGTGAAATCTCTGATAAAGAGGGCGCCATTGTTGAAACAAAAGAGGATTTAGCAGAAGCAGAGGCTGACCGTGATGAGCAGTATGCTGCAATGAAAAAGAGGATTCAGTATCTGTATGAGAACGGCGGAAGTGATGCATGGGCACAGATGCTTCTGGAGGTCAACAGCATTACAGACCTGCTCAGCAAAGCTGAATACACTGAGAAGATGTATCAGTTTGACAGGGACGAGCTGGAGAAACTAAGAGATACCGTTCAGCAGGTAACTGACCTGGGCAATCAGCTGGAGCAGGAAAAGGCCGAGCTGGAAGAGATGAAACAGGCGCAGGAAGACCAGCAGGTGAACTTAGAGGCAGCGCTGGAAGAGAAAAAGGCAGTTGCTTCTGATTATGAGACTCAGATCGCAAACGTTCAGGCACAGGCAGATGAGTACAGAAGCCTGATCGAACAGCAGAATGCAGAGCTTCAGAGAATCCAGGAAGAAGAAGCAAGACAGGCTGCAGAGGCAAAGAAGGCGAAAGAGAAAGCTGCTAAGGAAGCTGAGGCTGCGGCACAGAGACAGGCACAGCAGAACACAGCGAATACACCGGATAACAATACCAATACGAACAATAACAACACCAATAACGATGTGGATGATGAGGACGAGCCAGAGACTCCAAGCAATAATGGCGGTGGCGGTAACAGCTATGTACCGGAACCGGAGACTCCTTCATATGAAGAGCCGGAAGAAGAAGAACAGGGCGGCGGCGGATACAGCGCAACCGGAGAAGCAGTTGTTGCCTACGCAAGCCAGTTTATCGGCAATCCGTATGTATATGGCGGTAACAGTCTGACAAACGGTATTGACTGTTCAGGATTTACACAGCAGGTGTTCGCTCATTTTGGATATAGTATTTCAAGAACAAGTGATTCACAGGCTGGAGACGGACGCGGAATTTCTTATTCCCAGTCACGCGCAGGCGATATCATCGTTTATTCAGGACATGTTGCTATCCTGACAGGTGACGGCGGTATTGTACATGCATCCAACTCTGCACCGTATCCGCAGGGTGGTATTAAATATTCAAGCAATGCGCTGTATAGACCTTATATTGCGGTTAGACGTATTGTGGATTGA
- a CDS encoding C40 family peptidase, with protein MKKRFLILSLIFTMAMTQVVPVAAAREDDVQAEKAETQSKLSSAESKESELEDQKTALLNEIDSIDQNLVQVMAQIDILNGEITDKESAIDKTKDDLAVAEANRDKQYEDMKKRIQYLYENGGTNAWAQMLLESDSITGLLSKAEYTEKMYDYDRDELKKMKETVQEVTDLGNQLAQEKAELEEMKQAQEQQQASLQSALDEKKATASDYETQIANVRAQADEYRSLIEQQNAELQKIQEEKARQAEEAKKAEEARKAQEKAAQEAAQQQAQEDAEEEDNSQNGGDVSADNGNTNDNTNDNTDNDVSGDNNDAEEPEDNNNVTPPAVEPETPDYNEPETPDYEEPEEDQGSDSGYSATGQAVVDYASQFIGNPYVWGGTSLTNGADCSGFVQSVFAHFGYSLPRVTDDQAGAGRGISYSESRAGDIIVYSGHVGILTGDGGIVHASNSAPYPQGGIKYSSNALYRPYIAVRRIVE; from the coding sequence ATGAAAAAAAGATTTCTTATTCTCAGTCTTATTTTTACAATGGCCATGACCCAGGTTGTGCCGGTAGCAGCTGCAAGAGAAGATGATGTGCAGGCTGAGAAGGCAGAGACACAGAGTAAATTATCATCAGCAGAGAGCAAAGAATCTGAGTTGGAAGACCAGAAAACAGCGTTATTGAACGAAATCGACTCCATTGACCAGAACCTTGTACAGGTTATGGCACAGATAGATATTCTGAATGGTGAGATTACAGATAAAGAGAGTGCCATCGACAAGACAAAAGATGATTTGGCTGTTGCAGAGGCGAACCGTGACAAACAGTATGAGGATATGAAGAAAAGAATCCAGTACCTGTATGAGAACGGCGGGACCAATGCTTGGGCACAGATGCTCTTGGAATCTGACAGTATTACCGGACTTCTCAGCAAAGCAGAGTACACAGAGAAGATGTATGATTATGACAGAGATGAGCTGAAGAAGATGAAGGAAACTGTTCAGGAAGTAACAGACCTTGGCAATCAGCTGGCTCAGGAGAAAGCCGAACTGGAAGAGATGAAACAGGCTCAGGAACAGCAGCAGGCAAGTCTGCAGAGTGCTCTTGATGAGAAGAAAGCCACGGCATCCGATTATGAAACACAGATTGCAAATGTGCGTGCACAGGCAGATGAATACAGAAGCCTGATCGAACAGCAGAATGCAGAACTGCAGAAGATCCAGGAAGAGAAAGCCCGCCAGGCAGAGGAAGCTAAAAAAGCCGAGGAAGCCAGAAAGGCTCAGGAGAAAGCAGCTCAGGAAGCCGCGCAGCAGCAGGCACAGGAAGATGCCGAGGAAGAGGACAACAGTCAGAACGGCGGGGATGTAAGCGCTGATAACGGTAATACCAACGATAATACCAACGATAATACAGATAATGATGTCTCTGGTGATAATAATGATGCAGAGGAGCCGGAAGACAATAATAATGTGACACCTCCGGCAGTAGAACCGGAAACACCGGATTATAATGAACCTGAGACACCGGATTATGAAGAGCCGGAAGAAGATCAGGGCAGCGACAGTGGTTACAGTGCAACAGGACAGGCAGTTGTGGATTATGCAAGCCAGTTTATCGGTAATCCATATGTTTGGGGCGGAACAAGCCTGACAAACGGTGCTGACTGTTCCGGATTTGTACAGTCTGTATTTGCACACTTTGGATACAGCCTTCCGCGTGTAACGGATGACCAGGCAGGTGCAGGCCGTGGAATTTCTTATTCCGAATCCCGCGCAGGTGATATCATTGTATATTCCGGACACGTTGGGATCCTTACCGGAGACGGAGGGATCGTACATGCATCCAACTCTGCACCGTATCCGCAGGGTGGAATCAAGTATTCCAGCAATGCTCTCTACAGACCATATATTGCAGTCAGAAGAATTGTAGAGTAA